Proteins co-encoded in one Pyxidicoccus xibeiensis genomic window:
- a CDS encoding TIGR02996 domain-containing protein — protein sequence MSDALNDLLARACTAFEQREEEDALRFLLPVWRETRAERIAVLVDRLSALLTARPAPRDYSHVSTGMELLRPWDLPKKLGGLLQTARSGRAAELASQLDAFRRWPADPRLTPALLDIARLPVAQEEPACNALGSLFMSLRDSRAVEELHALCAELGSENRLAQQLLTVIQRTRAKEAAALSPEALARCEALDLAIDALETATTNSAPVRESLLARIHAHPEDVDARLVLADLLMDMGDPLGEFIMLQCSPQPDPNRVEALLTEHRAEWQAPLGPSVETRYTRFERGFPVAVRVRGTRTGPPPPPPGPAWSTVESIDWSWEGSPEAATWLAHPHLRHVTQLRGVWASLGERLGAYPLPVRQLELQGQLAPWVPDVFRSLSALPDLSQVEIDEAEAADVSLCATSPLARRLERFEARVRKAWTLVATPPGEVQVEVLRMRVQQHPYPTQRVMPELNAQRVGELLGAIRAAAGFGGRVLRLHAPHPLEEQDAHQLERAGAGYKRVEWV from the coding sequence GTGAGCGATGCCCTGAATGACCTCCTCGCCCGCGCGTGCACGGCCTTCGAGCAGCGCGAGGAGGAAGACGCGCTGCGGTTCCTGCTGCCCGTCTGGCGGGAGACGCGCGCGGAGCGCATCGCCGTGCTCGTGGACCGGCTGTCCGCCCTGCTCACCGCGCGTCCGGCTCCCCGGGACTACAGCCACGTGTCGACCGGCATGGAGCTGCTGCGGCCCTGGGACCTTCCCAAGAAGCTCGGAGGGCTCTTGCAGACCGCGCGGAGTGGCCGTGCCGCGGAGCTGGCGAGCCAGCTCGACGCCTTCCGCCGCTGGCCCGCGGACCCGCGACTGACACCCGCGCTGCTGGACATCGCGCGGCTGCCCGTCGCCCAGGAGGAGCCGGCCTGCAACGCGCTGGGCAGCCTCTTCATGTCCCTGAGGGACTCCCGGGCCGTCGAAGAGCTCCATGCGCTGTGCGCCGAGCTGGGCTCCGAGAACCGCCTGGCCCAGCAGCTGCTCACCGTCATCCAGCGGACCCGCGCAAAGGAGGCGGCCGCGCTGAGCCCGGAGGCGCTGGCGCGGTGTGAAGCGCTGGACCTGGCCATCGACGCCCTGGAGACGGCCACGACGAACAGCGCGCCCGTCCGGGAGTCACTCCTGGCGCGCATCCATGCCCACCCGGAGGACGTGGACGCGCGGCTCGTGCTGGCCGACCTCTTGATGGACATGGGAGATCCGCTGGGCGAGTTCATCATGTTGCAGTGCTCACCCCAGCCCGACCCGAACCGTGTCGAAGCGCTGCTGACGGAGCACCGGGCCGAGTGGCAGGCCCCGCTGGGGCCCTCCGTCGAGACCCGGTACACCCGCTTCGAGCGGGGCTTCCCCGTGGCCGTGCGGGTGAGGGGCACCCGGACGGGGCCCCCGCCGCCTCCGCCTGGACCGGCCTGGAGCACCGTGGAGTCCATCGACTGGAGCTGGGAGGGCTCCCCGGAGGCAGCAACCTGGCTCGCGCACCCGCACCTGCGGCACGTGACCCAGCTGCGGGGCGTCTGGGCCTCGCTCGGAGAGCGGTTGGGCGCGTACCCGCTGCCGGTGCGGCAATTGGAGCTGCAGGGGCAGCTCGCCCCGTGGGTTCCCGACGTGTTCCGCTCGCTTTCGGCCCTGCCCGACCTGAGCCAGGTCGAGATTGACGAGGCGGAGGCCGCGGACGTGAGCCTGTGCGCGACCTCGCCCCTGGCCCGGCGCCTGGAGCGCTTCGAGGCGCGCGTGAGGAAGGCCTGGACCCTGGTGGCGACACCTCCGGGAGAGGTCCAGGTCGAAGTGCTGCGAATGAGAGTGCAGCAGCATCCGTACCCGACCCAGCGCGTGATGCCGGAGCTGAACGCGCAGCGGGTCGGAGAGCTCCTGGGAGCGATTCGCGCGGCGGCGGGCTTCGGTGGCCGCGTGTTGCGCCTGCATGCCCCGCATCCGCTGGAGGAGCAGGACGCCCATCAGCTGGAGCGCGCCGGGGCCGGCTACAAGCGCGTCGAGTGGGTGTGA